Proteins found in one Vitis riparia voucher Wen_12938 chloroplast, complete genome genomic segment:
- the petN gene encoding cytochrome b6/f complex subunit VIII (cytochrome b6/f complex subunit N) has product MDIVSLAWAALMVVFTFSLSLVVWGRSGL; this is encoded by the coding sequence ATGGATATAGTAAGTCTCGCTTGGGCTGCTTTAATGGTAGTCTTTACATTTTCTCTTTCACTCGTAGTATGGGGAAGAAGTGGACTCTAG
- the rpoC2 gene encoding RNA polymerase beta'' subunit (RNA polymerase beta'' chain) yields MGVLMTERANLVFHNKVIDGTAMKRLISRLIDHFGMAYTSHILDQVKTLGFQQATATSISLGIDDLLTIPSKGWLVQDAEQQSLILEKHHHYGNVHAVEKLRQSIEIWYATSEYLRQEMNTNFRMTDPFNPVHIMSFSGARGNASQVHQLVGMRGLMSDPQGQMIDLPIQSNLREGLSLTEYIISCYGARKGVVDTAVRTSDAGYLTRRLVEVVQHIVVRRTDCGTIRGISVSPRNGMIPERIFIQTLIGRVLADDIYMGPRCIAIRNQDIGIGLVNRFITFQAQTISIRTPFTCKSTSWICRLCYGRSPTHGDLVELGEAVGIIAGQSIGEPGTQLTLRTFHTGGVFTGGTAEHVRAPSNGKIKFNEDWVHPTRTRHGHPAFLCYIDLYVTIESEGIIHNVNIPPKSFLLVQNDQYVESEQVIAEIRAGTYTLNFKERVRKHIYSDSEGEMHWSTDVYHAPEFTYGNVHLLPKTSHLWILSGGSCRFSIVPFSIHKDQDQMSVRSLSVERRYISNPSVTNDQVIHEFFSSDLSGKKEGRIPAYSELNRIIYTGRYNLIDPAILHENSDLLAKRRRNRFIIPFQSIQEGEKELMPPSGISIEIPINGIFRRNSILAYFDDPRYRRNSSGITKYGTIEAHSIVKKEDLIEYRGVKEFKPKYQMKVDRFFFIPEEVHILPGSASIMVRNNSIIGVDTRITLNTRSRVSGLVRVERKKKRIELKIFSGDIQFPGETNKISRHIGILIPPGTRKKNSKESKKLKNWIYVQGITPTKKKYFVLVRPVVTYEIADGINLATLFPQDLLQERDNMHLQVVNYILYGNGKPIRGISDTSIQLVRTCLVLNWYQEKKSSPIEKTHASFMEVRTNGLIRDFLTINLVKSYISYTGKRNDPSSSGLIADNGSDHTNINPFYSIYPKERIQQLLRQRQKKNQGTIRTLLNRNKECQSLIILSSSNCSRMGPFNDVKYHNVIKESIKKDTPIPIRNSLGPLGTALQITNFYSFYHLITHNHILVTKYFQLDNFKQTFQTLKYYLMDENGITYNPDPCSNIILNPFNLNWYFLHHNYCEETSTIISLGQFICENVCIAKNGPHLKSGQVLIVQVDSVVIRSAKPYLATLGATVHGHYGEILYEGDTLVTFIYEKSRSGDITQGLPKVEQVLEVRSIDSISMNLEKRVEGWNEHITRILGIPWGFFIGAELTIAQSRISLVNKIQKVYRSQGVQIHNRHIEIIVRQITSKVLVSEDGMSNVFSPGELIGLLRAERTGRAFEEAICYRTILLGITRASLNTQSFISEASFQETARVLAKAALWGRIDWLKGLKENVVLGGMIPVGTGFKGLVHRSRQHNNIPLEMETKKNNLFEREMRDILFHHRELFDSCSSKNFHDTSEQSFMGFNDS; encoded by the coding sequence ATGGGGGTACTTATGACAGAAAGGGCCAATCTGGTCTTTCACAATAAAGTGATAGATGGAACTGCCATGAAACGACTTATTAGCAGATTAATAGATCACTTCGGAATGGCATATACATCACACATCCTGGATCAAGTAAAGACTCTGGGTTTCCAGCAAGCCACTGCTACATCCATTTCATTAGGAATTGATGATCTTTTAACAATACCTTCTAAGGGATGGCTAGTCCAAGATGCTGAACAACAAAGTTTGATTTTGGAAAAACACCATCATTATGGGAATGTACACGCGGTAGAAAAATTACGCCAATCCATTGAGATCTGGTATGCTACAAGTGAATATTTGCGACAAGAAATGAATACTAATTTTAGGATGACTGACCCCTTTAATCCAGTTCATATAATGTCTTTTTCGGGAGCTAGAGGAAATGCATCTCAGGTACACCAATTAGTAGGTATGAGAGGATTAATGTCAGATCCCCAAGGACAAATGATTGATTTACCCATTCAAAGCAATTTACGTGAGGGGCTCTCTTTAACAGAATATATAATTTCTTGCTACGGAGCCCGCAAGGGGGTTGTAGATACTGCTGTACGAACATCAGATGCTGGATATCTCACGCGTAGACTTGTTGAAGTAGTTCAACACATTGTTGTACGTAGAACAGATTGTGGCACTATCCGAGGTATTTCTGTGAGTCCTCGAAATGGGATGATACCGGAAAGAATTTTTATTCAAACATTAATTGGTCGTGTATTAGCAGACGATATATATATGGGCCCACGATGCATCGCCATTCGAAATCAAGATATTGGGATTGGGCTTGTCAATCGATTCATAACCTTTCAAGCACAGACAATATCGATTCGAACCCCCTTTACTTGTAAGAGCACATCTTGGATCTGTCGACTATGTTATGGTCGGAGTCCTACTCATGGCGACCTGGTCGAATTGGGAGAAGCTGTAGGTATTATTGCGGGGCAATCTATTGGAGAACCGGGTACTCAACTAACATTAAGAACTTTTCATACCGGCGGAGTATTCACTGGGGGTACTGCAGAGCATGTACGAGCCCCTTCTAATGGAAAAATAAAATTCAATGAAGATTGGGTTCATCCCACACGTACACGTCATGGACATCCTGCTTTTCTATGTTATATAGACTTGTATGTAACTATTGAGAGTGAAGGAATTATACATAACGTGAATATTCCCCCAAAAAGTTTTCTTCTAGTTCAAAATGATCAATATGTAGAATCAGAACAAGTGATTGCTGAGATTCGTGCAGGAACATACACTTTAAATTTTAAGGAAAGGGTTCGAAAACATATTTATTCTGACTCAGAGGGAGAAATGCATTGGAGTACCGATGTGTACCATGCACCTGAATTTACATATGGTAATGTTCATCTATTACCAAAGACAAGTCATTTATGGATATTATCTGGGGGTTCATGCAGATTCAGTATAGTCCCTTTTTCGATCCACAAGGATCAAGATCAAATGAGCGTTCGTTCTCTTTCTGTCGAACGAAGATATATTTCTAACCCCTCAGTGACTAATGATCAAGTGATACACGAATTCTTTAGTTCTGATCTTTCTGGTAAAAAAGAAGGTAGGATTCCTGCTTATTCAGAACTTAATCGAATCATATATACTGGTCGTTATAATCTCATAGATCCTGCCATTCTACACGAGAATTCTGATTTATTGGCAAAGAGGCGAAGAAATAGATTCATCATTCCATTCCAATCGATTCAAGAAGGAGAGAAAGAACTAATGCCCCCTTCAGGTATCTCGATTGAAATACCTATAAATGGTATTTTCCGTAGAAATAGTATTCTTGCTTATTTCGACGATCCTCGATACAGAAGAAACAGCTCAGGAATTACTAAATATGGGACTATAGAGGCGCATTCAATCGTTAAAAAAGAGGATTTGATTGAATATCGAGGAGTCAAAGAATTTAAGCCAAAATACCAAATGAAAGTAGATCGATTTTTTTTCATTCCCGAGGAAGTGCATATTTTACCCGGATCTGCTTCCATAATGGTACGGAACAATAGTATCATTGGAGTAGATACACGAATCACTTTAAATACAAGAAGCCGAGTAAGTGGATTGGTCCGAGTGGAGAGAAAAAAAAAAAGGATTGAACTTAAAATCTTTTCTGGAGATATCCAGTTTCCTGGAGAGACAAATAAGATATCCCGACACATCGGCATCTTGATACCACCAGGAACGAGAAAAAAAAATTCCAAGGAATCAAAAAAATTGAAAAATTGGATCTATGTCCAAGGGATCACACCTACCAAGAAAAAGTATTTTGTTTTGGTTCGACCCGTAGTCACATATGAAATAGCGGACGGTATAAATTTAGCAACACTTTTCCCTCAGGATCTGTTGCAGGAAAGGGATAATATGCACCTTCAAGTTGTCAATTATATCCTTTATGGAAATGGCAAACCGATTCGGGGAATTTCTGATACAAGTATTCAATTAGTTCGGACTTGTTTAGTATTGAATTGGTACCAAGAAAAAAAAAGTTCTCCTATCGAAAAGACCCATGCTTCCTTTATGGAAGTAAGGACAAATGGTCTGATTCGAGATTTCCTAACAATTAACTTAGTGAAATCCTATATTTCATATACCGGAAAAAGGAATGATCCGTCAAGTTCAGGATTGATCGCTGATAATGGATCAGATCACACCAATATCAATCCGTTTTATTCCATTTATCCGAAGGAAAGGATTCAACAATTACTTAGACAAAGACAAAAAAAAAATCAAGGAACTATTCGTACGTTATTAAATAGAAATAAGGAATGCCAATCTTTGATAATTTTGTCATCATCCAATTGTTCTCGAATGGGTCCATTCAACGATGTAAAATATCACAATGTGATAAAAGAATCAATTAAAAAAGATACCCCAATTCCAATTAGGAATTCGTTGGGTCCTTTAGGAACAGCCCTTCAAATTACGAATTTTTATTCATTTTACCATTTAATAACTCATAATCATATCTTGGTAACTAAATATTTCCAACTTGACAATTTTAAACAGACTTTTCAAACACTTAAATATTATTTAATGGATGAAAATGGGATAACTTATAATCCCGATCCATGCAGTAACATCATTTTGAATCCATTCAATTTGAATTGGTATTTTCTCCATCATAATTATTGTGAAGAGACATCCACAATAATTAGTCTCGGACAGTTTATTTGTGAAAATGTATGTATAGCCAAAAACGGACCACACCTAAAATCAGGTCAAGTTCTAATTGTTCAAGTTGACTCTGTAGTAATAAGATCAGCTAAGCCTTATTTGGCTACTCTGGGAGCAACTGTTCATGGACATTATGGGGAAATCCTTTACGAAGGAGATACATTAGTTACATTTATATATGAAAAATCAAGATCTGGTGATATAACGCAGGGTCTTCCAAAAGTGGAACAAGTGTTAGAAGTGCGTTCGATTGATTCCATATCGATGAACCTAGAAAAGAGAGTTGAGGGTTGGAACGAGCATATAACAAGAATTCTTGGAATTCCTTGGGGATTCTTCATTGGTGCTGAGCTAACTATAGCGCAAAGTCGTATCTCTTTAGTTAATAAGATCCAAAAGGTTTATCGATCCCAGGGGGTTCAGATCCATAATAGGCATATAGAAATTATTGTACGTCAAATAACATCAAAAGTGTTGGTTTCAGAAGATGGAATGTCTAATGTTTTTTCGCCCGGAGAACTAATTGGATTGTTGCGAGCGGAACGAACGGGGCGTGCTTTCGAAGAAGCTATTTGTTACCG
- the rpoC1 gene encoding RNA polymerase beta' subunit (RNA polymerase beta' chain) codes for MIDRYKHQQLRIGSVSPQQISAWANKILPNGEIIGEVTKPYTFHYKTNKPEKDGLFCERIFGPIKSGICACGNYRVIGDEKDDPKFCEQCGVEFVDSRIRRYQMGYIKLACPVTHVWYLKRLPSYIANLLDKPLKELEGLVYCDFSFARPIEKKPTFLRLRGSFEYEIQSWKYSIPLFFTTQGFDTFRNREISTGAGAIREQLDDLDLRIIIDYSLVEWKELGEEGPTGNEWEDRKIGRRKDFLVRRMELAKHFIRTNIEPEWMVLCLLPVLPPELRPIIQIDGGKLMSSDINELYRRVIYRNNTLTDLLTTSRSTPGELVMCQEKLVQEAVDTLLDNGIRGQPMRDGHNKVYKSFSDVIEGKEGRFRETLLGKRVDYSGRSVIVVGPSLSLHQCGLPREIAIELFQTFLIRGLIRQHLASNIGVAKSQIREKEPIVWEILQEVMRGHPVLLNRAPTLHRLGIQAFQPILVEGRAICLHPLVRKGFNADFDGDQMAVHVPLSLEAQSEARLLMFSHMNLLSPAIGDPISVPTQDMLIGLYVLTSGNRRGICANRYNPCNRRNYQNERIDDNNYRYTKEKEPFFCNSYDAIGAYRHKRINLYSPLWLRWQLDQRLIASKEAPIEVHYESLGTYHEIYGHYLIVRSVKKEIPCIYIRTTVGHISLYREIEEAIQGFCRACSYET; via the exons ATGATCGATCGGTATAAACATCAACAACTCCGAATTGGATCAGTTTCCCCTCAACAAATAAGTGCTTGGGCCAATAAAATCCTACCTAATGGAGAGATAATTGGAGAGGTTACAAAACCCTATACTTTTCATTACAAAACTAATAAACCGGAAAAAGATGGATTATTTTGTGAAAGAATTTTTGGCCCTATAAAAAGTGGAATTTGTGCTTGTGGAAATTATCGAGTAATCGGAGATGAAAAAGACGACCCAAAATTTTGTGAACAATGCGGAGTCGAATTTGTTGATTCTCGGATACGAAGATATCAAATGGGCTACATCAAACTGGCATGCCCAGTAACGCATGTGTGGTATTTGAAACGTCTTCCTAGTTATATCGCAAATCTTTTAGATAAACCTCTTAAAGAATTAGAAGGCCTAGTATATTGCGAT TTTTCTTTTGCTAGGCCCATAGAGAAAAAACCTACTTTCTTACGATTACGAGGTTCATTCGAATATGAAATTCAATCTTGGAAATACAGCATCCCACTTTTTTTTACTACCCAAGGTTTCGATACATTTCGAAATCGAGAAATCTCTACCGGAGCCGGTGCTATACGAGAACAATTAGACGATCTGGATTTGCGAATTATTATAGATTATTCATTGGTAGAATGGAAAGAATTAGGGGAAGAAGGGCCCACAGGTAATGAATGGGAAGATCGAAAAATTGGAAGAAGAAAGGATTTTTTGGTTAGACGCATGGAATTAGCTAAGCATTTTATTCGAACAAATATAGAACCAGAATGGATGGTTTTGTGTCTATTACCAGTTCTTCCTCCCGAGTTGAGACCGATCATTCAGATAGATGGGGGTAAACTAATGAGCTCGGATATTAATGAACTCTATAGAAGAGTTATCTATCGGAACAATACTCTTACCGATCTATTAACAACAAGTAGATCTACACCAGGGGAATTAGTAATGTGTCAGGAGAAATTGGTACAAGAAGCCGTGGATACACTTCTTGATAATGGAATCCGCGGACAACCAATGAGGGACGGTCATAATAAGGTTTACAAGTCGTTTTCAGATGTAATTGAAGGCAAAGAAGGAAGATTTCGTGAGACCCTGCTTGGCAAACGGGTCGATTATTCGGGGCGTTCCGTCATTGTCGTAGGCCCTTCACTTTCATTACATCAATGTGGATTGCCTCGCGAAATAGCAATAGAACTTTTCCAGACATTTTTAATTCGCGGTCTAATTAGACAACATCTTGCTTCGAACATAGGAGTTGCTAAGAGTCAAATTCGAGAAAAAGAACCGATTGTATGGGAAATACTTCAGGAAGTTATGCGGGGGCATCCTGTATTGCTGAATAGGGCACCTACTCTGCATAGATTAGGCATACAGGCATTCCAACCTATTTTAGTGGAAGGACGTGCTATTTGTTTACATCCATTAGTTCGTAAGGGATTCAATGCAGATTTTGATGGGGATCAAATGGCTGTTCATGTACCTTTATCTTTGGAGGCTCAATCGGAGGCTCGCTTACTTATGTTTTCTCATATGAATCTCTTGTCTCCAGCCATTGGGGATCCCATTTCCGTACCAACTCAAGATATGCTTATTGGACTCTATGTATTAACGAGCGGGAATCGTCGAGGTATTTGTGCAAATAGGTATAATCCATGTAATCGAAGAAACTATCAAAATGAAAGAATTGACGATAATAACTATAGGTATACGAAAGAAAAAGAACCCTTTTTTTGTAATTCCTATGATGCAATTGGAGCTTATCGGCATAAAAGAATTAATTTATATAGTCCTTTGTGGCTCCGGTGGCAACTAGATCAACGCCTTATTGCTTCAAAAGAAGCTCCCATCGAAGTTCACTATGAATCTTTGGGTACCTATCATGAGATTTATGGGCACTATCTAATAGTAAGAAGTGTAAAAAAAGAGATTCCTTGTATATACATTCGAACCACTGTTGGTCATATTTCTCTTTATCGAGAAATCGAAGAAGCCATCCAAGGCTTTTGTCGGGCCTGCTCATATGAGACCTAA
- the rpoB gene encoding RNA polymerase beta subunit (RNA polymerase beta chain; one of four subunits of the minimal PEP RNA polymerase catalytic core): protein MFRGGNEGMSTIPGFNQIQFEGFCRFIDQGLTEELYKFPKIEDTDQEIEFQLFVETYQLVEPLIKERDAVYESLTYSSELYVSAGLIWKTSRDMQEQTIFIGNIPLMNSLGTSIVNGLYRIVINQILQSPGIYYRSELDHNGISVYTGTIVSDWGGRLELEIDRKARIWARVSRKQKISILVLSSAMGSNLREILENVCYPEIFLSFLNDKEKKKIGSKESAILEFYQQFACVGGDPVFSESLCKELQKKFFQQRCELGRIGRRNINRRLNLDIPQNNTFLLPQDILAAADHLIGMKFGMGILDDMNHLKNKRIRSVADLLQDQFGLALIRLENVVRGTICGAIRHKLIPTPQNLVTSTPVTTTYESFFGLHPLSQVLDRTNPLTQIVHGRKSSYLGPGGLTGRTASFRIRDIHPSHYGRICPIDTSEGINVGLIGSLAIHARIGHWGSLESPFYEISERSKKVRMLYLSPSRDEYYMVAAGNSLALNQGIQEEQVVPARYRQEFLTIAWEQVHLRSIFPFQYFSIGASLIPFIEHNDANRALMSSNMQRQAVPLSRSEKCIVGTGLERQAALDSGVPVIAEHEGKIVYTDTDKIILSGNGDTLSIPLVMYQRSNKNTCMHQKAQVRRGKCIKKGQILADGAATVGGELALGKNVLVAYMPWEGYNSEDAVLISERLVYGDIYTSFHIRKYEIQTHVTSQGPERITNKIPHLEAHLLRNLDKNGIVILGSWVETGDILVGKLTPQMAKESSYAPEDRLLRAILGIQVSTSKETCLKLPIGGRGRVIDVRWIQKKGGSSYNPETIRVYISQKREIKVGDKVAGRHGNKGIISKILPRQDMPYLQDGRPVDMVFNPLGVPSRMNVGQIFECSLGLAGGLLDRHYRIAPFDEKYEQEASRKLVFSELYEASKQTANPWVFEPEYPGKSRIFDGRTGDPFEQPVIIGKPYILKLIHQVDDKIHGRSSGHYALVTQQPLRGRAKQGGQRVGEMEVWALEGFGVAHILQEMLTYKSDHIRARQEVLGTTIIGGTIPNPEDAPESFRLLVRELRSLALELNHFLVSEKNFQINRKEA from the coding sequence ATGTTCCGGGGTGGAAATGAGGGAATGTCTACAATACCTGGGTTTAATCAGATCCAATTTGAAGGATTTTGTAGGTTTATTGATCAGGGCTTGACAGAAGAACTTTATAAGTTTCCAAAAATTGAAGATACAGATCAAGAAATTGAATTTCAATTATTTGTGGAAACATATCAATTGGTGGAACCATTGATAAAAGAAAGAGATGCCGTGTATGAATCACTCACATATTCTTCTGAATTATATGTATCTGCGGGATTAATTTGGAAAACCAGCAGAGATATGCAAGAACAAACAATTTTTATTGGAAACATTCCTCTAATGAATTCCCTGGGAACTTCTATAGTAAATGGACTATACAGAATTGTGATTAATCAAATATTGCAAAGCCCCGGCATTTATTACCGGTCAGAATTGGACCATAACGGAATTTCGGTCTATACCGGCACCATAGTCTCAGATTGGGGAGGAAGATTAGAATTAGAGATTGATAGAAAAGCAAGGATATGGGCTCGTGTGAGTAGGAAACAAAAAATATCTATTCTAGTTCTATCATCAGCTATGGGTTCGAATCTAAGAGAAATTCTAGAGAATGTTTGCTATCCTGAGATTTTTTTGTCTTTCCTGAATGATAAGGAGAAAAAAAAAATTGGGTCAAAAGAAAGTGCCATTTTGGAGTTTTATCAACAATTTGCTTGTGTAGGTGGGGATCCGGTATTTTCTGAATCATTATGTAAGGAATTACAAAAGAAATTCTTTCAACAAAGATGTGAATTAGGAAGGATTGGTCGACGAAATATAAACCGGAGACTGAATCTTGATATACCTCAGAACAATACATTTTTGTTACCGCAAGATATATTGGCAGCTGCGGATCATTTGATTGGAATGAAATTTGGAATGGGTATACTTGATGATATGAATCATTTGAAAAATAAACGTATTCGTTCTGTAGCGGATCTCTTACAAGATCAATTCGGACTGGCTCTAATTCGTTTAGAAAACGTGGTTCGAGGAACTATATGTGGAGCAATTAGGCATAAATTAATACCGACTCCTCAGAATTTGGTAACTTCAACTCCAGTAACAACTACTTATGAATCTTTTTTCGGCTTACACCCATTATCTCAAGTTTTGGATCGAACTAATCCATTGACACAAATAGTTCATGGGCGAAAATCGAGTTATTTGGGCCCCGGTGGATTGACAGGGCGAACTGCCAGTTTTCGGATACGAGATATCCATCCTAGTCACTATGGACGCATTTGCCCAATTGACACGTCTGAAGGAATCAATGTTGGACTTATTGGATCCTTAGCAATTCACGCGAGGATTGGTCATTGGGGATCTCTAGAAAGCCCATTTTATGAAATTTCTGAGAGATCAAAAAAGGTACGGATGCTTTATTTATCACCAAGTAGAGATGAATACTATATGGTAGCGGCAGGAAATTCTTTGGCACTGAATCAGGGTATTCAGGAAGAACAGGTTGTTCCAGCTCGATACCGTCAAGAATTCCTGACTATTGCGTGGGAACAGGTTCATCTTCGAAGTATTTTTCCTTTCCAATATTTTTCTATTGGAGCTTCCCTCATTCCTTTTATCGAGCATAATGATGCGAATCGGGCTTTAATGAGTTCTAATATGCAACGCCAAGCAGTTCCGCTTTCTCGGTCCGAGAAGTGCATTGTTGGAACTGGGTTGGAACGTCAAGCGGCTCTAGATTCAGGGGTTCCCGTTATAGCCGAACACGAGGGAAAGATCGTTTATACCGATACTGACAAGATCATTTTATCAGGTAATGGAGATACTCTAAGTATTCCATTAGTTATGTATCAACGTTCCAACAAAAATACTTGTATGCATCAAAAAGCCCAGGTTCGGCGGGGTAAATGCATTAAAAAGGGACAAATTTTAGCGGATGGGGCCGCTACAGTTGGCGGAGAACTAGCTTTGGGGAAAAACGTATTAGTGGCTTATATGCCATGGGAAGGTTACAATTCTGAAGATGCGGTACTCATTAGCGAGCGTCTGGTATATGGAGATATTTATACTTCTTTTCACATACGGAAATATGAAATTCAGACCCATGTGACAAGCCAAGGCCCCGAAAGGATCACTAACAAAATACCGCATTTAGAAGCACATTTACTCCGCAATTTAGACAAAAATGGAATTGTGATACTGGGATCTTGGGTAGAGACGGGCGATATTTTAGTAGGTAAATTAACGCCTCAGATGGCGAAAGAATCATCGTATGCCCCGGAAGATAGATTATTACGAGCCATACTTGGCATTCAGGTATCCACTTCAAAGGAAACTTGCCTAAAACTACCTATAGGTGGTCGAGGTCGAGTTATTGATGTGCGATGGATCCAGAAAAAGGGTGGTTCTAGTTATAATCCAGAAACGATTCGTGTATATATTTCACAGAAACGTGAAATCAAAGTAGGTGATAAAGTAGCTGGAAGACATGGAAATAAGGGTATCATTTCCAAAATTTTGCCTAGACAAGATATGCCTTATTTGCAAGATGGAAGACCTGTTGATATGGTCTTTAACCCATTAGGAGTACCGTCACGAATGAATGTAGGACAGATATTTGAATGCTCGCTGGGGTTAGCGGGGGGTCTGCTAGACAGACATTATCGAATAGCACCTTTTGATGAGAAATATGAACAAGAGGCTTCGAGAAAACTAGTGTTTTCTGAATTATATGAAGCCAGTAAGCAAACAGCGAATCCATGGGTATTTGAACCCGAGTATCCGGGAAAAAGCAGAATATTTGATGGAAGAACGGGAGATCCTTTTGAACAACCTGTTATAATAGGAAAGCCTTATATCTTGAAATTAATTCATCAAGTTGATGATAAAATCCATGGACGTTCCAGTGGACATTATGCACTTGTTACACAACAACCCCTTAGAGGAAGGGCCAAGCAAGGGGGACAACGGGTAGGAGAAATGGAGGTTTGGGCTCTAGAGGGATTTGGAGTTGCTCATATTTTACAAGAGATGCTTACTTATAAATCTGATCATATTAGAGCTCGCCAGGAAGTACTTGGTACTACGATCATTGGAGGAACAATACCTAACCCTGAGGATGCTCCAGAATCTTTTCGATTGCTCGTTCGAGAACTACGATCTTTGGCTCTAGAATTGAATCATTTCCTTGTATCTGAGAAGAACTTCCAGATTAATAGGAAGGAAGCTTAA